Within the Glycine soja cultivar W05 chromosome 3, ASM419377v2, whole genome shotgun sequence genome, the region AACTTTTTATTGAGGTTTGATTGTTTCATATCATCTTTTACTCAATCACCGGCCTTTACAGTTTACATATACTGAAAACTACGCCAGTTTTGTTATGAACACGTGTTTTCGAACTCAAGTTTGATTATCCTACATTtatgtgaaattaaaaataaacaaaacgaaaaaaaagaaggaaatttaATCAGTCAACACGGCAGTGGACTATGGCAACTGATGATCATATCCACGACAAACTCAATAatgttcaaattttttatcattaacaaATGAAAGTATAATAACCCTTAGTTTTCTTTGACAGGAACAATAACCCCTTAGTTATGCTTGTTAAGtaatacaataattaatattttttatcaataaataaatgttaattaatttgttaatttttattaaaaatattaatagaaagGATTGGGACCTGTGCATGAGTCTTTGACCTCTCCCTCTCCTATTTTCCCTCATCCTTAAACCCCATTCTTAATCACCGGATGATCTTATATATCCATAATGCAATATTTCACATGACTGTAAATAAGATTAAGAATTCAACtgattaataataaaagaatatcatgttaaatcatatttttgctggattattttaataaaaattaattagaatgtGCTGATAGCtctttaaactatttttagGGTTGAATTAGAATACTAAATTGCTCATACTTTTACAGGATTATTATAATAAggatttaattagaatatattgGTAGAGTAAATAACTTTTATACTattacttaaatataaattattatgtaggATAAGATTATTAAGTTTGTAATTTCTAAAGTTTTAAGACTTTTGGATCTAATCATATTTAGACACCCAAATTCCTTTTTTATACTTAGAGagagtaaaaaagaaaagaaaaatataagtataataaACGAGATAatgtgatatatataaaaagagatatatatagagagagaaatgagAAACATAGatacaatatttaaaataaaaggatgTTAAAATATTATCATCCTGGAACAAAAACTGTTCtctaccaaataaataaataactttttagaGCAGTTCACGGATATATGTTACAAATTACAAGGtagataatataattaattttatacttggGTCCAGCTGCACATGAGTCATATACTCTGCCGTATGAGCAAAATGGGCATTGGTTTGCAATGCATGTGATATTGTTGTGGTCAAATATGGAAGATCCTGTGTAAACCATTATATGTCACACTCCACACACTCTCTGAGATTAAGCACACGCCTTTTCCTTATATATACAGACCAAACCCCTTTCTTCTATTTGTCCTAgccactaataatataaaataaaataaagatacaagattgatttaataattaaaaaaattataaatttaattttttctgttaacaaaaattaacatttagtgataaaaaaaattactataaaaatgTTAGATGTGCACATACACGAAtgtatatgtttatattttatccAGTGAAAATTCAAGGTTATTCTATCTATAATTTCTTGCCAGATTAAGCATATAGTacgtaaaattaataatttctcgCTGAAGAATTGAGGATATGGTGTGGACCACCCATTTTGACGACGGAAGATGATCCCTTAATTAGTACACGGATGACTaaaacatatcaattaaaaagcATCCAATGGAATTAATTTATGATGGATTAGCTTTCACAGATTGGTTATCGTTACatagttatataaaattattatgaactTAAGGACTTTGTATGAAACATAGTAAATCCGTGATTCTTTGTCGTTGATTATTAGAAGCACATTATGGCAAGTGGTAAGGGCCACATGCTAGCACGTTTTCATCTCTTGTACACATCTTCTCccctaatataattaaattattatgttgTGAGGTTGCACCGTATATAGTTCTGTTTCTGTAAATGGGAAGTTTAAAGAATGAGATGCAATTCGATTTGGTAAAACAATTGgcactttaaataaaataacttggCGGTAAACACAACAAAATTTTCCTCTATACGTACATATCTTGATATAAGTAATAAGTAATAATTACATTGGAAAGTATCAAGGATGCATCTCTATTACATTACAACTAACTGATAAATCCATCAAATATCTATATGGTAATATGTGATGGAACAATCACTCACACAATATCTAGAGAGAATGATAAAGAATGAATGTTATTTGAATCTTTATAAATTCGATTACATCAATTTCATATATATGTAAAGTGAATACAAACAAACGAACACAACTAACACAAGTTAGTTATTAATTAACAAACTTCCGACTCAACTAACTTTTGAATTATTAGTTATTCACTAACtaatatgaaagatgttcttCTCAAGGTTGgcaaatttacatttttagttGACTTGTGCTTGATATGCATGAAGATTCTCAGGTATATATCTTTAATCCTTGAAAGGTGATAATGtcaaattttttgaattttcatatacattttgtaatgtttatttgacattttagttaactttaggtcttgttttgaatcaaattaattttaaatttagtttttactttgttttaggtaaaattttgtattttggttatttttaatattttttcagcaAAAACATGTCATTTTGACAAGAGCTTCAGAGGTCCAAAATCAGCAAAAAGTTTTGAAAAGAGAAACtataaaaattgaagataaaagttaagaaaatcaagaacaatatatttttcaaggataaatcAGCTAAACAACAAGATAAGTACTTGAATTAAttcgatatattatttgtttgtaatttcttgTGATTATCTTCTTAATTAAACCTAACTACAATTCTATAAATAAGAGGCTATACATTCATTGTAACGTGTAGAAGTCCCGAACAattcttagaattatattttaaacttcTACCTATTAGACGCTTCCATTATTCCATTAGAAACTCTAggttttattgtattatttttatgaatgcAATTCCTTCCACCTAGGAGAGGAAAAGATGAACCTTATTTCACTTTAATTCTATCAATTCAATACTTCATTttgagttctttatttttttttccctacttaatgtttttatttgattgacCATCTTATAAATGAATTCAAGAATTGACTTGCGCTTTGGCGAGCCTTGTTGAAACTTGAACATGAATCAAGTATAATTCTCGACCATTAatgttgattgtttttttttttgtatgtccAAGGAATTGGGTATCAGACAAGTAGTTTAGAATTTGTGATCATACGAGAGCTGAGGTAGAATACATTAGTGAATTGAGGATGAGCAAGAGAGATGAGTAGAGAATTGTGAAGTCACAATGGATCGAGCGAATTTCAAGTCCAAACCTAGACATTCATTCATCAAGGTCAACGTCGCCATCAAAGTccagtatttttatctttacttaattattttattgccatttaatttttatcgtaatttattttgtgacaatcacaaaataaaaatacaaaaacttaattcttaatcaaataattacatgaaatccCTCCTTTATTCTTTTGGGAGACGACCTGGACGGTAATTCAGTTACTACATCATAATTGGGTTACACTTGACCTATAAGTTGAATTTAACGTGAAATAAAATCCTAACAAAAGGTCATTCTTAACTATTGGGAGATCTCTCACTGATGTAGAAATAAGGGATATGATACTTTGAGTTAATTAAGAGAGCATCACTTTCAACTTTTTAGAGTAGTTCACAGATGTTACAAATtgcaattttaaataataaaaagaagacttaaatatgtttttgatccctCATATATACTTGAATTTTGCATCtggtccctaataaatttttcctttgtGATAGGTTCCTAATATTTGAAAAGCTTTATGCGAGATCCTTGTTGTTAGAAGGAATTTGTTAGCTGCTGAAGTGGCCATTAACTATACGTACATGTCAACAAGCTACATGTAATGTCACGTCGGATTAAATGTGACACGTAAGCTGACCACGTCTCATCTAACATGACATcagattttaattaaattaaaagggaAAAAGGTAGAAGATTAAGGTTCCTTATAATGAAAACCATGTCGTTTGAGAATAGAAGGAGGGTTGTGTTTTCTTCCCTTCGCGTTGGTTATTTCATAGAGAAGAAGAGTTTGATGGTCTAAGAATCATGGTGGTTCACCTCCATATAGTGTTGGATTGACTTTGTTGAGGGGTGTTGGTGCGAGTTGAATTTTCTCCGACCCAAAAAAAAGAATGACATCCATGAGAGTTTTTTCTTCGTCATTTGGGTCCCTATGCATTTTTTGTTGGTGCAACAAGTCGATGATTCAACTAACATCTTGAACCAAGAAGCATCTAGACAAGATATTTTAGCAATGTAATGAGTGGAATATAAGAAATTTTTACTTTTGAGATAATTGATTTCTGTTGTGTTTTGATTTCTGTTGTGTTTTGATTTCTATTGTGTTCTATTATAGGATTCTTAGTGATTATTGTATAATGTGAAGGAAGATAAGAGGTGTAGATTTTGGGTTTGGGATGATAATTTgccaaaatatttaaactaaggTTCTGGAAGTGCAGTAGAGGTTAATTCTTATATTTCACAAGCGGAGGAGCTGAAGCAAAAGGTTATAGCAACTGAATAGAAACTTGCATCACATGAAGAAAGAATTTGTCTGTATGATGAACAAGTGCaagaattgaagaaaaagctTGCAAAAGAAGAGGCTCAATCTCGAGGATATACCAATGGTGTTGAAGAACTGCGGAAAAAATAACAAAGCAACAAATGGAGACAAGCATTGAGAGAAAAAAGGTGAAGGTCCTAGGATGCATTGTAGTCTTCCTTTGGGGTTTGTTGTGTGTTGTCATCATTGCATTTTCAATTAAGTAGATGATGgaaattgttgttgttttgttgtttattgAAATGTACTGATTCAAATTGTGTTGTGATCAAATTTAAGGTTGGGATTTTGATGTTTAGTTATTATAAGCACAAGTTTGTATGAATACATTAAGTAATGACACTTTTTGGATCAAGTTcctattaaattgcaaaattttgTATTAGGTCCCTATTAaacctttatttttgtttggtttaatttaattaaaatataatattatatcaaaGACACATTATCAGTTTATGTGTCACATTTAGGTATCTTATTGACGTGTAAAGTTAATGGTCACATCAGCAACTAACAAATTCCTTTTAACGAGAGAGATCTCACATAAAACATTTCAAGCATTAGGACATATTACAAAcgaaaaatttattaggaattaaatataaaattcaggTATATATTTagaatcaaaaacatatttaagtataaaaaaatgttacatatttgtttcaaaaccttaatcaaattattattataaaaactttaatttgatTGAACTAGCCCATTATTTATTCAGAGAATAGCAATTTGGTCCCctcttaattaatataaaaaagagtaGGGTAATTACTTCCTGTACCTCCTTAATTGCTTCTTGCACCTAATcgaaatgtaaaattacattttaaaaagacCCTGAATATAAATTTGTACATTCTAGAAAGATCTTTttagaatgtaattttacaCTCTAGATTACGTTTTCCAGAAATTTAAAAAGGCACGGGAAATAAAATTAGAGGTTCAGGAAGCAACTCCGGAAGAGTAGCTCAGATCCAACAAAAGAATGTTTCGTAATAATAGGGCTAAACCCAACCCTGCTAACAGGGTTTTGATTTTGACgcaacactactaaaaaaaagaattaaaaacaatGCTACGAGTTGCGCCTCTCTGATCATAATTAACAAGGAAATGCACCAACATAGAGAGATGAGCTCACCATTCAAGGTCACGAATTTTTCGAAAGTGAAAGCTTGTCACACTTTTTTCCAAACCATAATTTCAAATCAACAGAAGAGAAAGTGCACACGACAATTCCACTGCTACTTATTCATGgttcatatataataatgaaCTACGTCCAAGCAACTTATGGAGTTatggtttttgttaattggTACACATAAAATCgacttaattatgtttttaatcaatCTTAATCTTAGATGATTCTACTTTCGTGtattatttataagaaacaagttatatagtataaaatatattataacttaatattttATAGATGGGATGGAAGATAGTTACGGTTTAATCTAGTTGCGGTTGAAAACCGAGCATTTCCTGCGGATTTCACCTTGATTTCCAACCAGGACATCAATCTCCCCCATCTTTACAATCGCATTTGCGAAACCCTTTTGAAACTTATCCCCATTCGCAGCAAAATCCGACACAAACCCTTTGGTAGTCGCATCCAACGCAAGCTGCTGATCAATCAGAAGCACCCCTTTCTTGGCAAGAATCTGCTCATAAAACTCATTATCGAAAACAAAAGAACTCTTCTGATCCAAAGGTGTAGCAGGATCCCCTCTGGAGCTGCACAACTTCACCAACTTAGCATTCAACGCAGGGTCCATAGTAGGGTCAGGTTTCGCCCCCGAGAGTCTACCATCAAAGAAACTACAATGTGCGACACCAACGGTGTGTGCTCCGAAAAGGGTCACCATTTCCTGTGTTGTTATGCCTTTGCTCGCGAAAAACTGTGATGTCACGGACACGGGAGTGTTGGGTCCTGGAATGTTGACGTCGTCGATGTTGGAGACTAATCCGTCGCGTCTTCCCGTCGGAACGTCGTATTGGGGTCCTCCGGATAAGGCCACGGCGTCTCGGGTGGCTAGGGTTATGATGTCTGCACAGGACACGGTTGAAGGACATGCTGCCTCTAGGGTTTTCTTCGCTTCGTCGATGAGGTCGTAGCCCCGGACGCTGCCGTTGGCTCCGGCTTCTTTCTCCGCCGTGTTGGCCTTGGTAGAGTTTATGAGTATGGATGCATCACAACCCTGTAATTACAAATTAAGAAACACTGATTTCTACTGTGTTGTTGTGAATTATTGTAACTTGAAATAGTTTGGTTATGCATGAAATAAGTGTAAGAGAAATACCCACAGTACATGCACTTGTTAACACATACGGTGTCTGTTATCAGAAATTATTAGGTAGTGTTAGATAACAGCTGATTTATGGTTCTCACTAGGATTAGTATGTGAGACGTGATCAAGTGttactaattatattttgttttaaatttaattaaaaacttaaatacatATCACATAAAGATTATTgaaatcataaacaaataatgatttaaaatcacctaataataatttataaggtAGTTTCTTGATAATATTTGTAATTCATTGATAGttgttagttatatttttaaattaatcaattgaaGATCACCTTATACGTACAAATCTaaagaataattatatttatacatctactttctctattttcttttatcacaaCCCGAAAGCAGAATGTACATTCATTATGTTTCAAATTCATATGagtgatgttttttttaatcttactGCTCGACAGAAATCTCATTCTTTATTTAAGAAGAAAAGTACTTATCGAAAAAGGTTTGATTAATCATGTGATTCCTACACTTGCTGtcaacttttctttttgattcTATATCTAAAATTTCTTCGTTTTAGTtcctatataaatattttttagttaattaagttttattcttttaactttttcaaattctaatttttaatccttcaaaatttattttacaatttttaattctttaattatttttttgtcagcaTTTTCAGTCCCTAAAAAAATTTAGCCTATTTTTAgtcttatatttgtttttattgctcaaaattagttcaaaatatataaaaataaaaaactaaaaataggccaaaaaaattcaaagagacTAAAAATGCTGATGAATAATTAACGAATTactaaaatgttataaaaatttgaatgactaaaaattgagatctaaaaaattgaggaattaaaaacttaattaatcaaatatttttctttttgcattttAGTTCTCATGTCTCCATTTTGTGATAGTTTTACATGATCAAAGAACTAATGATAtgaactaaaacataaaaaattgcttacacataagaactaaaatgtagagttttaaaaagttgatgcaaatataaaaatcaaataattaactaaacctatagggaaaaaaataaaaatatgcataCCCTAGTATTCACATATgtgaatgaatttttttgtcTTGCTCAAAATATTCATAACCATATTTAAAAGGGAGAGAGAATGAAAATCATTCTCTAATAGAATCAGAACACATAAAATTCGTTCAATTTCGTACACGTACATTTGGCCTAATAATGAAGAGTctattggaaaaagaaaaatatctatATGTGTGTGCTAAGATTAAATTGTATCTTACTCTGACAGCACAGTCATGGAAATGCATGCGAAGCAAGGCTGCAGTAATGGATTTGTCACGATTGAATCGATTCTGCACCACTTTCTTCACAATGGACTCAGCTTTTGGGCACGAGGATGCATAAAATCCAACCTTCAAGTCCGCGAATGCCAAGGGAAGAAGTATGAAGTAAAAGTAGAGGATTTTGATCTTCATTTTGGATATATGCTTTaactatttcttaattttttcaacACTGAAGTTTTGTGACTCTCAGAATGGGatttgactatatatatatatataaagagagagaacaaaagaaagggTCGTAGCTTAGTGCAAATTGCCGCCTGATGACTTTGTCTTTGAAAGTGATTCAATCAAGGTAATACTGAAATTCGGATAGGtatgattatttttcttgaaagcGGTACAATGCAAGATGTTCACCACAAAAGTACAAATTATTTCATACATTAATTTGCTTAATTACTATGACCCTAGCTAGTATTGTATATGCATGGAATATTCAccgaaataaaaattaaaaaaaaaagtattgtttGGAATATGCATATAGGGGGTTGGAACCAGTTAAAAGGGTTAGTGgcaaatcatggtttttttttttactaagaaAGATTTAGTATCAGAGTAAGTTTCGAATAAGATTGCTACTCAAAACtacagaatatatatatactggTGAAACTTCGACGATGCGGTAGAAGTCTAAACTGGCCAGTTGTTCCTTCAAGTTGAAACAATGAAATTtgtattaattactttaatctattattattaatatcttGTGCATTTCAACATCAAAATCTTCGAAGAATCCGCTTGACTAAAATTCAACGAAAACCTTCAAAGCACCTGTAACGTGTCtgttaccttttgtttttcatttaatgttttactctttttttttgcatgtCAACTGTCACGACTCAAGACTCCAAGAGTCGTCTTAAATAAAGTGTTCTCTATACACAGAACTATAAAGTGAAGATAGTTTTCTTTACGCACAAATGGTCAGGAATcaaatattgattaatataCTTAAGACATTCAATTAGCTATCTACTAATCACATCAAGTTTTGTCACTGGCAAAGAATGAATtagtgacaaaaatttaaagacaaaCATAAAGTCCATCTCCTAATTCGGTCGCTGAATGCTAGAGAGATTAcatcctaattttatttttttcatctcgaATTTAATTATgtgctatttttttattctaataaaaggttaaattaatcGGCGAGTTTTCATTGTTTtaccaaatttttaattaggtttttatttttcttaattgagttcctgaattttttttcaactggATCATCCCGTGCAATATTATTAATGTGTCATCCTTTGAATCATGTTATaatgtttttcattcattttatatCAGATTTAGGCATCATTCCATTAATTAGTTGCTTAATTTCTCTTATTTAGGACATGTTAATACAAGAAGTTGTGTTTTGTGATTtctagaaagattgattgagtCCATCTAAAAAGAAAGATTGATTGaggatgaagtttttttttttataaaacgaaGTCAATGCTAAGACAAGATGGTTGTTATAATTTCAACTAAGTTGACACTACCACAACCAACTACTTTAATATCAATGTCTgattcattaaatagataaataaaacaaGACAGAAGCCATGGTGGTACATCAAAAGCCTGACCAGGTGGAGCAAAACAAGGACTATCTAAACCTATAGTAAAGAAGACCTTGCATATCCTGTACAAAATATCTCGAAACAAACTTAGGAACAAAGCCCACCAACAAAAATTTTGTATACCCATCCCTGAGAGGCTAACCTATCTGCACAAGTATATGTGCAACCCTATTTTCTCGTGATTATTGATGGTTTTCTAATGTGATTTCCAGGTCACTTTGgcactttaattgattaaacgcatccatttttgttattatgtgcTGTACGGACCCAAAAGAGGAGAAAGGTTGCAAAAAGAGTTGGATTTCTACTAGACAActctcaaaatttgaatttctactAAATCTTCTAATCATAGTCACTTGCTCAGTTAAGAAATTGAATGAAACCTTTTTTTCCTGCACAACTATCAAACTGATTCGCTTGGATTAAGTTAGAATTTAGTTGTTTTGAAACTTTAAGTATGATATTTGGACTTAAGGTCCACTGTTACTATTGTTACTATTATGTAAAGTATATTTATCCTTAAGTGTAATTCTATACATATCATAAGCATGAGgagttaaaaaatgaaagatgtaGATAACATAACACCAGTCACTCCACACTACTGCGTAAAGTATATTTATCCTTTAGTGTAGTTCTATACACATCATAGgcatgagaaattaaaaaatgaaagacgAGGATAACATGAGAGGGGGAAAACAGGTTGAGAGTTGTATGAAAGGGAGTGAGATGAGGATAGTACAGGGGAAATTAAGAAAGGGAGAAAGGGAGGTGTAAATAGTAAATGCCAATCTTGGATTCTAAACTTgtcattaaaaaattgaaggcATTGCAGGCTTAATGAAATTGTaatgggtgttgctaggtgcacccaacatttttttaaaatatcaaaactgCCATTGCACATTTTTCGTATTTGTGATGGGTGTGTGTGAGGACGGTCTGTAAATCATACGGATCAAATTGATCCATAAGGttgatacggatcaacttgatccgtaagccttttaTAGAacaatacggatcaacttgatccatagaagttttatggatcaacttgatccgtaaaagtctaacggatcaagttgatccgtaaggctTTTACGAATCAACTTAAATGGCTTACGAATCAAGGGTATTTTCATCATTT harbors:
- the LOC114405731 gene encoding peroxidase 44-like, whose protein sequence is MKIKILYFYFILLPLAFADLKVGFYASSCPKAESIVKKVVQNRFNRDKSITAALLRMHFHDCAVRGCDASILINSTKANTAEKEAGANGSVRGYDLIDEAKKTLEAACPSTVSCADIITLATRDAVALSGGPQYDVPTGRRDGLVSNIDDVNIPGPNTPVSVTSQFFASKGITTQEMVTLFGAHTVGVAHCSFFDGRLSGAKPDPTMDPALNAKLVKLCSSRGDPATPLDQKSSFVFDNEFYEQILAKKGVLLIDQQLALDATTKGFVSDFAANGDKFQKGFANAIVKMGEIDVLVGNQGEIRRKCSVFNRN